Proteins found in one Syntrophorhabdaceae bacterium genomic segment:
- a CDS encoding DNA-directed RNA polymerase subunit alpha has translation MFEKNWQELIRPTKIEIEKKDGGYVKFSTEPFERGYGVTIGNSLRRVLLSSIMGAAITSVWIDSVDHEFSTVRGVKEDVTEIILNLKKVVVRMTDDKPALLKIDVKGKREVKAGDITHDGGVEVVNPDMHIATLSSDARLYMEMKAKLGRGYQPSEQNVDEADPIGTTPIDAIFSPIRKVSYNVSQARVGRRTDYDKLSMEIWTDGSVDPLDALSFAAKIIKEQMRIFINFDEIEEAESADERGQEKPDFNENLYRSVDELELSVRSANCLKNADIKYIGELVQKTEQEILMTKNFGRKSLNEIKEILSCMGLRLGLKLDSFPAREELDKMVLKKKDHM, from the coding sequence ATGTTTGAAAAAAACTGGCAGGAGCTTATCAGGCCAACCAAGATCGAGATAGAAAAGAAAGATGGCGGTTATGTAAAGTTCTCCACCGAGCCTTTCGAAAGGGGATATGGTGTCACGATCGGCAACTCGCTCCGCAGGGTGCTGCTTTCATCGATCATGGGTGCGGCGATAACGTCGGTCTGGATAGACTCCGTAGACCATGAGTTCTCCACGGTGCGCGGCGTCAAGGAAGACGTTACGGAGATCATCCTCAACCTGAAAAAGGTCGTCGTCAGAATGACGGACGACAAGCCGGCTCTTTTGAAGATCGACGTGAAAGGCAAAAGGGAAGTGAAAGCGGGAGATATCACCCACGACGGCGGCGTGGAGGTCGTGAATCCCGATATGCATATAGCGACACTCTCCAGCGACGCCAGGCTTTACATGGAGATGAAGGCGAAACTTGGCCGCGGTTATCAGCCTTCGGAGCAAAATGTTGATGAGGCGGATCCCATCGGTACCACGCCCATCGATGCAATATTCTCACCCATCAGAAAGGTAAGCTACAATGTCAGCCAGGCCAGAGTGGGCCGGCGGACGGATTATGACAAGCTTTCCATGGAGATCTGGACCGACGGCAGCGTCGATCCCCTTGACGCCCTTTCGTTCGCCGCGAAGATAATCAAGGAGCAGATGAGGATCTTTATAAACTTCGATGAGATAGAAGAGGCGGAATCGGCTGATGAAAGAGGGCAGGAAAAGCCCGATTTCAACGAAAACCTTTATCGCAGTGTCGACGAACTCGAGCTTTCCGTGAGAAGCGCGAACTGCCTGAAGAATGCGGATATCAAGTACATAGGGGAACTGGTCCAGAAAACGGAGCAGGAGATCCTCATGACAAAGAACTTCGGAAGGAAGTCTTTGAACGAGATTAAAGAGATTCTTTCTTGTATGGGACTTCGGCTTGGTCTAAAATTGGACAGTTTCCCGGCCAGAGAAGAACTTGACAAGATGGTTCTCAAGAAAAAAGATCACATGTAG